From a single Sinorhizobium sp. RAC02 genomic region:
- a CDS encoding PAS-domain containing protein, with translation MAESQDELLVAACARVCEHPYPAYVKSSELRYLAVNDAYARLFDHRPSEMIGLRSDEVGEPLGHGDRDDPERRCLIFGNPERARYAHPFGGGSFDIALKRERISHTLSILIGLFTPSIEALATTVRSVANGNGNPPQAMNFATADRAATNATHAVDKIEDALDTLGAGIAVFGADNRLSYANASMREFYRVLVGDLSDGPVSLAALTEALHDLEVGRKPSAERERWMAARLASYDLPLYESAARHPAGGWTRLVTQRRPDGVLVALRLDVTALKESEGRLKQHAQEISLYRALLDELPVASFMRDENQRMIFANRAYVEMTGRQPEELLGLTTLEMYPEQGEEFHQQNQLVLDSGELVESEIEYLRPDGSMLPTISRLYRVTTLDEKSYLIGSITDTTVLKKREEQLIEAQRQAEAARSDLESVVESLPVGIVVVDEDGFIELVNGAFEELWDGALPPMKGQPLGTLLTFQQAQGGICGEGGPDVEGYEQCLVGIRAGDMPAREVAYANGRAVIEAGCAISGGRCLLTYIDITERREREREVLQARSALEDVGSLMKDAVSSMSQGLLIIEDDRVVLSNEALSSMIAMPAHLLQSGALIKDVLQSCVDRKIAGFADETPVDASEFGKILFTGKPATLTVFSGYQRWLRLDVTPTGRGRSVMVFSDITDLKNREDELRRLVTRAETADKAKSEFLANMSHEIRTPMNGVLGMAELLAKSHLDTRQKTFIDIMVKSGNALLTIINDILDFSKIDAGQMTLRNIAFNPVEAIEDVATLLSAKAAEKDIELVVRGAANMPSAVMGDAGRFRQIVTNLVGNAVKFTDRGHVLIDLTSRATEGGVEIVIRVEDTGAGIPTEKMESIFEKFSQVDSSSTRRHEGTGLGLAITDGLTRLFGGTLEATSEIGRGSVFTLRLPMTLAVASMPARIVPAPTPGARILVVDAHDLSRKASHDMLLDWGFDATAVGSEAEALAVLAAAGDMGVSVDAILLDYRPDRSADFVRSLRQSPSTAGIALIVLTSMNLPTDDKLFSSHDVHAHLMKPVRAELLRETVSEVLRVMRSARTPAVVPATEESKVLPLRPLVATSVAPAVEGNVLDVLVAEDNEVNQILFTQMLTAAGVSFRLVGNGEEAVELYRSTRPGMILMDMSMPVMNGLQASRAIRDIESGTGHRVPIVAVTAHVLDGDREQCLAAGMDDYLAKPISIEKLEEKLDRWLKRSTALAASRS, from the coding sequence GTGGCTGAATCTCAAGACGAATTGCTGGTGGCGGCCTGCGCGCGCGTTTGCGAGCATCCGTATCCAGCCTACGTCAAGAGCAGCGAACTGCGCTATCTCGCGGTAAACGACGCCTATGCGCGGCTTTTCGATCACCGGCCCTCGGAGATGATCGGCCTGCGCAGCGACGAAGTGGGCGAGCCGCTTGGCCATGGCGACCGGGACGATCCGGAACGCCGCTGCCTGATCTTCGGCAATCCCGAGCGCGCCCGTTACGCCCATCCTTTCGGCGGCGGCAGCTTCGATATTGCGTTGAAGCGCGAGCGGATTTCCCACACGCTGTCCATTCTCATCGGTCTTTTCACCCCTTCGATCGAGGCCTTGGCAACGACGGTGCGCAGCGTCGCGAACGGCAATGGCAATCCGCCGCAGGCGATGAACTTTGCAACTGCCGACCGCGCCGCGACGAACGCAACGCATGCCGTCGACAAGATCGAAGACGCGCTCGATACGCTTGGCGCTGGCATCGCCGTCTTCGGTGCGGACAACCGGCTGAGCTATGCCAATGCCAGCATGCGGGAGTTCTACCGGGTGCTCGTCGGCGATCTTTCGGATGGTCCGGTCAGCCTTGCGGCGCTGACCGAGGCGCTGCACGACCTCGAAGTCGGGCGCAAGCCATCGGCCGAGCGCGAGCGCTGGATGGCCGCCCGGCTCGCCAGCTACGACCTGCCACTCTACGAATCCGCCGCGCGCCACCCCGCCGGCGGCTGGACACGCCTCGTCACGCAGCGCCGGCCGGATGGCGTGCTGGTCGCGCTGCGCCTCGACGTGACGGCGCTGAAGGAGAGCGAAGGGCGGCTGAAGCAGCATGCGCAGGAGATCAGCCTCTACCGCGCGCTGCTCGACGAGTTGCCGGTTGCGAGCTTCATGCGGGACGAAAACCAGCGCATGATCTTCGCCAACCGTGCCTATGTCGAGATGACGGGACGGCAGCCGGAAGAACTGCTCGGCCTCACCACGCTTGAAATGTATCCCGAGCAGGGAGAGGAATTCCACCAGCAGAACCAGCTCGTGCTCGACAGCGGGGAGTTGGTGGAATCCGAGATCGAGTATCTTCGCCCCGACGGCTCCATGCTGCCGACGATCTCGCGGCTCTACCGCGTCACGACACTCGATGAGAAGAGCTACCTGATCGGCTCGATCACCGACACAACCGTGCTGAAGAAGCGCGAGGAGCAGTTGATCGAGGCGCAGCGCCAGGCCGAAGCCGCGCGCTCCGATCTCGAAAGCGTCGTCGAGTCGCTGCCTGTCGGGATCGTCGTGGTCGATGAGGACGGTTTCATCGAACTGGTCAACGGCGCCTTCGAGGAGCTTTGGGACGGTGCGTTGCCGCCGATGAAGGGCCAGCCTCTCGGCACGCTTCTCACCTTTCAGCAGGCGCAGGGGGGAATTTGCGGCGAGGGCGGCCCTGACGTCGAAGGCTACGAACAGTGCCTTGTCGGCATCCGGGCCGGCGACATGCCGGCGCGCGAGGTTGCCTATGCCAACGGGCGGGCGGTGATCGAGGCGGGATGTGCGATTTCCGGCGGCCGCTGCCTGCTGACCTATATCGACATTACCGAGCGGCGCGAACGCGAGCGCGAAGTGCTGCAAGCCCGCAGCGCGCTCGAGGATGTCGGCAGCCTGATGAAGGACGCCGTCTCCTCGATGAGCCAGGGCCTGCTGATCATCGAAGACGACAGGGTCGTGCTTTCGAACGAGGCGTTGTCGAGCATGATCGCCATGCCGGCGCACCTGCTGCAATCCGGCGCCCTGATCAAGGATGTTCTTCAGAGCTGCGTCGATCGCAAGATTGCCGGCTTTGCCGACGAGACGCCGGTCGACGCTAGCGAATTCGGCAAAATCCTCTTCACGGGCAAGCCGGCGACACTGACCGTCTTCAGCGGTTACCAGCGCTGGCTGCGCCTCGACGTGACGCCGACGGGTCGCGGGCGCTCCGTCATGGTGTTCTCCGATATCACCGATCTCAAGAACCGCGAGGACGAGTTGCGCCGGCTGGTCACCCGGGCCGAGACGGCCGACAAGGCGAAATCCGAATTCCTGGCCAATATGAGCCATGAAATCCGCACGCCGATGAACGGCGTGCTCGGCATGGCCGAACTGCTGGCCAAGTCCCATCTCGACACGCGCCAGAAGACCTTCATCGACATTATGGTGAAGTCCGGCAACGCGCTGCTGACCATCATCAACGACATTCTCGATTTTTCGAAGATCGATGCCGGCCAGATGACGCTGCGCAACATCGCCTTCAACCCGGTGGAGGCGATCGAGGACGTGGCGACGCTGCTTTCGGCCAAGGCGGCGGAAAAGGATATCGAGCTTGTGGTGCGCGGGGCGGCCAACATGCCGTCGGCCGTCATGGGCGATGCCGGTCGTTTTCGCCAGATCGTCACCAATCTCGTCGGCAATGCCGTGAAATTCACCGATCGCGGCCATGTGCTGATCGACCTGACCTCCCGGGCAACCGAGGGCGGTGTCGAGATCGTCATCCGTGTCGAGGATACCGGTGCCGGCATCCCGACGGAAAAGATGGAATCGATCTTCGAAAAGTTCTCGCAGGTCGACAGTTCCTCGACGCGCCGGCACGAGGGCACCGGGCTCGGCCTTGCCATCACCGACGGATTGACGCGCCTTTTCGGCGGCACGCTGGAGGCGACAAGCGAGATTGGCAGAGGGTCCGTCTTCACCCTGCGCCTGCCGATGACGCTTGCGGTCGCGTCGATGCCCGCCCGCATCGTACCCGCCCCGACGCCGGGTGCTCGCATTCTTGTCGTCGATGCGCACGACCTTTCCCGCAAAGCCTCGCATGACATGTTGCTTGACTGGGGGTTCGATGCGACGGCGGTCGGGTCGGAGGCCGAGGCGCTTGCCGTACTCGCCGCTGCCGGGGATATGGGTGTTTCGGTGGACGCAATCCTGCTGGATTACCGGCCGGATCGTTCTGCGGACTTCGTTCGCTCGCTGCGGCAAAGCCCTTCGACTGCCGGCATTGCGCTGATCGTGCTCACCTCCATGAACCTGCCGACGGACGACAAGCTGTTCTCGTCGCACGATGTGCACGCCCATCTGATGAAGCCGGTTCGCGCGGAGCTTTTGCGCGAGACCGTGTCCGAAGTGCTGCGCGTGATGCGCAGCGCCAGAACGCCCGCAGTGGTGCCCGCCACCGAGGAATCCAAGGTGCTGCCGCTCCGGCCGCTCGTGGCCACGTCCGTCGCCCCGGCGGTGGAGGGCAACGTGCTGGATGTGCTGGTCGCCGAGGACAACGAGGTCAACCAGATCCTCTTCACCCAGATGCTGACGGCCGCGGGCGTCAGCTTCCGGCTGGTGGGCAATGGGGAGGAGGCCGTCGAGCTTTACCGCAGTACCCGTCCGGGCATGATCCTCATGGACATGTCCATGCCCGTCATGAACGGGTTGCAGGCCAGCCGGGCGATCCGCGACATCGAAAGCGGCACCGGCCACCGCGTGCCGATCGTCGCCGTCACCGCCCATGTGCTCGACGGCGACCGCGAGCAATGCCTTGCCGCCGGCATGGATGATTACCTGGCGAAGCCGATCAGCATCGAGAAACTGGAAGAAAAGCTTGACCGCTGGCTGAAGCGCAGCACGGCGCTGGCGGCCAGTCGTTCATAG
- the mnmD gene encoding tRNA (5-methylaminomethyl-2-thiouridine)(34)-methyltransferase MnmD, with product MAEHVPEKAPPSEAVLDWHEGDMPYSRAFDDHFYCRSDGRLECGHVFLAGNDLPARWQRAAPFRIAELGFGTGLNLCETWRQWRETAPEGASLHFTSFERFPMARADIGRALAHWPEIEQERAMLTASWPDAPAGRIEIDLEPRVHLTVVCGPALESLGRGTTPFDAWYLDGFAPSRNPDMWSAELMTEVFRLTTPGGRFGTYAAAGFVRRNLGSAGFIVERRPGFAGKREMLCGQKPA from the coding sequence ATGGCTGAACACGTTCCTGAAAAAGCGCCGCCGAGCGAAGCAGTCCTCGACTGGCACGAGGGCGATATGCCCTATTCCCGCGCCTTTGACGATCATTTTTATTGCCGCAGCGATGGCCGGCTGGAATGCGGCCATGTCTTTCTTGCCGGCAACGACCTGCCCGCGCGCTGGCAGCGCGCAGCACCGTTCCGCATCGCCGAACTCGGCTTCGGCACTGGCCTCAATCTCTGCGAGACCTGGCGGCAATGGCGAGAAACCGCGCCGGAAGGCGCAAGCCTGCACTTCACCTCCTTCGAGCGATTTCCGATGGCGCGCGCCGATATCGGACGAGCGCTGGCGCATTGGCCGGAGATCGAGCAGGAACGCGCGATGCTGACCGCGAGCTGGCCGGATGCACCGGCAGGCCGCATCGAGATCGATCTTGAGCCGCGTGTCCACCTCACTGTCGTCTGCGGACCGGCGCTCGAAAGCCTCGGCCGGGGAACGACACCCTTCGATGCCTGGTATCTCGACGGCTTTGCGCCGTCGCGCAATCCGGACATGTGGTCAGCGGAACTGATGACCGAAGTCTTTCGCCTGACCACGCCCGGCGGGCGCTTCGGCACCTATGCAGCGGCCGGCTTCGTGCGACGCAATCTTGGAAGCGCCGGCTTCATCGTCGAACGCCGACCGGGATTTGCCGGAAAGCGTGAAATGCTCTGCGGGCAAAAGCCGGCGTAA
- a CDS encoding FAD-dependent oxidoreductase, with protein sequence MAYADSRAKAAGQPIVDLLVGGGGVMGLWTALFAARDGFSVRLVEKRTIGAGASGGVLGALMPHLPDRWNAKKAFQFAALVSLEGEIATLEAETGLSVGYRRSGRLIPLAKPHNRDLALGQAQDALTVWKTPDRSFAFDVLEAAPLAGWPGDEAMAHGLVHDRLAARLAPRRLLDALRAALDRHPKVEVTEGVGLEAIDPAAGLARLDDGSDVAFENCVLSAGVETFPLLAPLNPPIARPAGTGVKGQAALLKATIDPAFPVIFAGGLYIVPHEDGLVAIGSTSENSFAEPTSTDGLLDALIDKARAMAPLLAEAPVVERWAGVRPRAVGREPMVGRHPDHANISLMTGGFKVSFGIAHKLAREVLNEIKGGTLGVPPSFTVEAHLAEAGRL encoded by the coding sequence ATGGCATATGCCGATAGTCGCGCGAAGGCCGCCGGTCAACCGATCGTGGACCTCCTCGTCGGCGGCGGCGGGGTCATGGGCCTGTGGACCGCACTTTTTGCCGCCCGCGACGGGTTTTCGGTGCGCCTTGTCGAAAAACGGACAATCGGCGCGGGCGCCAGCGGCGGCGTGCTCGGCGCGCTGATGCCGCACTTGCCGGACCGCTGGAATGCCAAGAAGGCGTTTCAGTTCGCCGCCCTCGTTTCGCTTGAGGGGGAAATCGCGACGCTGGAGGCTGAAACCGGCCTCTCCGTCGGCTACCGTCGCTCCGGTCGTCTCATCCCGCTGGCAAAGCCGCATAACCGGGACCTTGCGCTCGGCCAGGCGCAGGATGCGCTCACTGTCTGGAAGACGCCGGACCGTTCCTTTGCTTTCGACGTGCTGGAGGCAGCACCGTTGGCCGGTTGGCCGGGAGACGAGGCGATGGCGCACGGGCTGGTGCATGATCGTCTTGCAGCCCGCCTTGCGCCGCGCCGTTTGCTGGACGCCCTGCGAGCGGCACTCGACCGTCACCCGAAAGTCGAGGTCACGGAAGGTGTCGGGCTCGAGGCGATCGACCCGGCTGCCGGCCTCGCCCGTCTGGACGATGGAAGCGATGTGGCGTTTGAAAACTGTGTGCTCTCGGCGGGTGTCGAGACCTTCCCTCTGCTGGCTCCCCTCAATCCGCCGATCGCCCGGCCGGCTGGCACTGGGGTCAAGGGGCAGGCGGCCTTGCTCAAGGCCACCATTGACCCCGCGTTTCCGGTGATCTTTGCCGGTGGCCTCTACATCGTGCCGCACGAAGACGGCCTGGTGGCCATCGGCAGCACCAGCGAAAACAGCTTTGCGGAACCGACGTCCACCGATGGTCTCCTCGACGCCTTGATCGACAAGGCGCGGGCAATGGCACCGCTGCTTGCCGAGGCACCTGTGGTGGAGCGCTGGGCCGGGGTGAGGCCCAGGGCGGTCGGTCGCGAACCGATGGTCGGCCGGCATCCGGATCACGCAAACATCAGTCTGATGACAGGTGGCTTCAAGGTCAGTTTCGGCATCGCGCACAAGTTGGCACGCGAAGTTCTGAACGAAATCAAGGGCGGCACGCTTGGCGTACCACCCTCGTTCACCGTCGAGGCCCACCTTGCGGAAGCCGGACGGCTTTAG
- a CDS encoding PRC-barrel domain-containing protein, with amino-acid sequence MAMQDANIRETQDLIASDKVEGTSVYGADGKHIGAVERLILDKRSGQVSYAVLSFGGFLGIGQDHYPLPWGKLNYDEGLAGYRVDLTKEQVENAPHYESDAEYDWNRRNGKVIHDYYGVPPYWM; translated from the coding sequence ATGGCCATGCAAGATGCAAACATTCGCGAAACCCAGGACCTCATTGCCAGTGACAAGGTCGAAGGCACCAGCGTTTACGGCGCCGACGGCAAGCATATCGGCGCGGTGGAGCGACTGATCCTCGACAAGCGCAGCGGCCAGGTCTCCTACGCCGTATTGAGTTTCGGCGGCTTTCTCGGCATCGGCCAGGACCACTATCCGTTGCCGTGGGGCAAGCTGAACTATGACGAAGGCCTCGCCGGCTACCGCGTCGATCTGACGAAGGAACAGGTCGAAAATGCGCCGCACTATGAAAGCGACGCGGAGTACGACTGGAACCGTCGCAACGGCAAGGTGATCCACGACTATTACGGCGTGCCGCCCTACTGGATGTAA
- the puuE gene encoding allantoinase PuuE: MTDKTYPRDLIGYGRTPPQVRWPGDANIAVQFVVNYEEGAESCILDGDASSENLLSEIVGAAAWPGQRNLNMESIYEYGSRAGFWRLHRLFTSRNVTTTVYGVTLAMARNPEAVAAMKEAGWEIASHGYRWLEYKDFSEEQEREHIREAVRLHKELTGSHPLGMYQGKPSANTLRLVMEEGGFVYSSDSYADDLPYWVPGLDGEPFLIIPYTLETNDMRFATPQGFNTGDQFFTYLKDAFDVLYQEGKEGSPKMLNIGLHCRLVGRPGRVAALARFVDYVLGHEKVWIPRRIDIARHWIENHHPSKAKA; the protein is encoded by the coding sequence ATGACCGACAAGACTTATCCGCGCGACCTGATCGGCTACGGCCGCACCCCGCCGCAGGTGCGCTGGCCGGGCGATGCGAACATCGCCGTGCAGTTCGTGGTGAACTACGAAGAGGGCGCTGAAAGCTGCATCCTCGATGGTGACGCGTCGTCGGAAAACCTGCTCTCGGAAATCGTCGGCGCGGCGGCTTGGCCGGGCCAGCGCAACCTCAATATGGAATCGATCTACGAATACGGTTCGCGCGCCGGCTTCTGGCGCCTGCACCGGCTGTTCACCAGCCGCAACGTCACCACGACGGTCTATGGCGTGACGCTTGCCATGGCGCGCAACCCGGAAGCTGTTGCCGCCATGAAGGAAGCCGGCTGGGAAATCGCCAGCCACGGCTATCGCTGGTTGGAATACAAGGATTTTTCGGAAGAGCAGGAGCGCGAGCATATCCGCGAGGCTGTGCGCCTGCACAAGGAACTGACGGGCTCGCACCCGCTCGGCATGTACCAGGGCAAACCCTCGGCCAACACGCTGCGCCTCGTGATGGAAGAGGGCGGTTTCGTCTATTCCTCCGATTCCTATGCCGACGATCTGCCCTACTGGGTGCCGGGTCTCGATGGCGAACCCTTCCTCATCATCCCCTATACGCTCGAAACCAACGACATGCGCTTCGCGACGCCGCAGGGTTTCAACACGGGCGACCAGTTCTTCACCTACCTGAAGGACGCGTTCGACGTGCTCTACCAGGAGGGCAAGGAAGGCAGCCCGAAGATGCTGAACATCGGCCTGCACTGCCGCCTCGTCGGCCGCCCCGGTCGTGTCGCGGCACTCGCCCGCTTCGTCGACTACGTGCTTGGCCACGAGAAGGTCTGGATCCCGCGCCGCATCGACATCGCCCGCCACTGGATCGAGAACCACCATCCGTCGAAGGCCAAGGCATGA
- the uraD gene encoding 2-oxo-4-hydroxy-4-carboxy-5-ureidoimidazoline decarboxylase codes for MIDRIDFLDRFGGVFEHSPFIAERALDAGAVSEPLTAGGVHAALTDAFRKASHAEQLGVLTAHPDLAGKLAIAGGLTEDSRKEQAGAGLDRLNPAEHARFTELNTAYTEKFGFPFIIAVKGLDKDDILAAFEKRVGNTADEEFETAKGQVERIALLRLNALLPGD; via the coding sequence ATGATCGACCGCATCGATTTCCTCGACCGCTTCGGCGGCGTCTTCGAGCACTCGCCCTTCATTGCCGAACGGGCGCTCGATGCCGGTGCTGTTTCGGAACCGCTGACGGCGGGTGGCGTGCATGCCGCGCTCACCGATGCCTTCCGCAAGGCGAGCCACGCGGAACAGCTTGGTGTGCTCACCGCCCATCCCGACCTTGCCGGCAAGCTGGCCATTGCCGGCGGGCTCACCGAGGATAGCCGCAAGGAGCAGGCGGGTGCCGGCCTCGACCGGCTGAACCCGGCCGAACACGCCCGCTTCACCGAACTCAACACCGCCTATACGGAAAAATTCGGCTTCCCCTTCATCATCGCGGTCAAAGGCCTTGACAAGGACGACATCCTCGCGGCTTTCGAAAAGCGCGTAGGCAATACGGCCGATGAAGAATTCGAAACTGCGAAAGGCCAGGTGGAGCGTATCGCGCTCCTCCGGTTGAATGCTCTGCTCCCCGGAGATTAA
- a CDS encoding ureidoglycolate lyase — translation MAETLTIQPLTQAAFAPFGTVIEADPASMRYINGGTTERYHALAEAEAVGEDARVIINLFRAAPRTFPYAVDMMERHPFGSQSFSPIDDRPWLVVVAEDEGGKPGRPQVFRAGGRQGVNYRRNVWHHPLIAIGAVSDFLVVDRLGGGVNLEELAFDTPFIIEQP, via the coding sequence ATGGCTGAGACACTCACGATCCAACCTTTGACCCAGGCGGCTTTTGCGCCCTTTGGTACGGTGATCGAGGCCGATCCCGCGTCGATGCGCTATATCAACGGCGGCACGACGGAGCGTTACCACGCGCTCGCCGAAGCCGAAGCCGTCGGCGAGGATGCGCGGGTTATCATCAACCTCTTCCGCGCGGCGCCGCGCACCTTCCCCTATGCGGTCGACATGATGGAGCGCCACCCCTTCGGCAGCCAGAGTTTTTCACCGATCGACGACCGGCCCTGGCTGGTCGTGGTGGCGGAGGACGAGGGTGGCAAGCCGGGCCGGCCGCAGGTCTTTCGTGCCGGCGGGCGGCAGGGGGTCAACTACCGCCGCAATGTCTGGCACCATCCGCTGATCGCGATCGGTGCCGTCAGCGACTTCCTCGTCGTCGATCGCCTCGGTGGCGGCGTCAACCTGGAGGAGCTCGCCTTCGACACCCCGTTCATCATCGAACAGCCCTGA
- the uraH gene encoding hydroxyisourate hydrolase, translated as MNKPGRLTTHVLDTALGKPAVGLKIDLYWIENEERQHITTVTTNSDGRVDGALVEGVGFMPGIYELVFHAGDYLLATGAAVTEPAFLDRIPLRFGVADPSSHYHVPLLLSAYSYSTYRGS; from the coding sequence ATGAACAAGCCCGGCCGCCTCACGACCCACGTTCTCGACACTGCACTCGGCAAGCCCGCCGTGGGCCTGAAGATCGACCTCTACTGGATCGAGAACGAGGAGCGCCAGCACATCACGACCGTCACGACCAACAGTGACGGCCGGGTGGACGGCGCGCTGGTCGAGGGCGTCGGCTTCATGCCCGGCATCTACGAACTGGTCTTCCACGCCGGCGACTACCTGCTGGCAACCGGCGCCGCCGTCACCGAACCCGCTTTCCTCGACCGCATTCCACTGCGCTTCGGTGTCGCCGATCCGTCGAGCCACTACCACGTGCCGCTGCTGCTTTCGGCCTACAGCTACTCGACCTATCGCGGGAGCTAA
- the guaD gene encoding guanine deaminase, with protein MTQTLIRGRLLSFLRRPETIDDAASYRYEEDGGLLIEDGKIAAVGPYAEIRAATPDDVDEIDHRPHLILPGLIDTHLHFPQMQVIGSYAANLLEWLNTYTFPEECRFVESAHAARIARHFYDEMIRHGTTTAVAYCSVHKASADAYFAEALKRGMCMVGGKVMMDRNAPQGLLDTPQMGYDETRAVIAEWHGKGRNHVAITPRFAITSTPAQMEMTAALAREFPDLHIQTHLSENHDEIRFTSELYPDAIDYTDVYAQYGLLGPRSLFGHCIHLSGREADAMSEAGAVAVHCPTSNLFLGSGLFPLKALSRREKPVRIGVATDIGGGTSYSMLKTMDEAYKIQQLLGERLNPYDSFYHMTLGNAEALSLADRIGTLDAGTDADFVVLDAAATPAMALKMEVVRSLTDELFLLQTMGDDRAVHETYVAGKPMKAVL; from the coding sequence ATGACCCAAACCCTCATCCGTGGACGCCTGCTCTCCTTCCTTCGCCGGCCGGAAACGATCGACGATGCGGCAAGCTATCGCTACGAGGAGGATGGCGGACTGCTCATCGAGGACGGAAAGATCGCCGCCGTCGGTCCCTATGCCGAGATACGCGCCGCCACCCCGGACGATGTGGACGAGATCGACCACAGGCCGCACCTCATCCTGCCGGGACTCATCGATACGCACCTGCATTTCCCGCAGATGCAGGTGATCGGCTCCTATGCCGCCAACCTGCTCGAATGGCTGAACACCTACACCTTCCCGGAAGAATGCCGCTTCGTCGAAAGCGCACATGCCGCCCGCATCGCGCGTCACTTCTACGACGAGATGATCCGCCACGGCACGACGACGGCGGTCGCCTATTGCTCCGTGCACAAGGCCTCGGCCGATGCCTACTTTGCCGAAGCGCTGAAGCGCGGCATGTGCATGGTCGGCGGCAAGGTGATGATGGACCGCAACGCCCCGCAGGGCCTGCTCGACACGCCGCAGATGGGTTATGACGAGACCCGCGCGGTCATCGCCGAATGGCACGGCAAGGGCCGCAACCACGTCGCCATCACCCCGCGCTTCGCCATCACCTCGACGCCGGCGCAGATGGAAATGACGGCGGCACTGGCCCGCGAATTCCCGGACCTGCATATCCAGACGCATTTGTCCGAAAACCACGACGAGATCCGCTTCACCAGCGAACTCTATCCCGATGCGATCGACTATACGGACGTCTACGCGCAGTACGGCCTGCTCGGACCCAGAAGCCTGTTCGGCCACTGCATCCATCTCTCCGGGCGCGAGGCGGATGCGATGAGCGAGGCCGGCGCGGTGGCCGTGCATTGCCCCACCTCCAACCTCTTCCTCGGCTCCGGCCTGTTTCCGCTGAAGGCGCTCTCGCGGCGGGAAAAGCCGGTGCGCATTGGCGTCGCGACAGATATCGGCGGCGGCACGAGCTATTCCATGCTGAAGACGATGGACGAGGCTTACAAGATCCAGCAGTTGCTCGGCGAGCGGCTGAACCCTTACGACAGCTTCTATCACATGACCCTCGGCAACGCCGAAGCCCTGTCACTCGCAGACCGCATCGGCACGCTGGACGCCGGCACGGATGCCGACTTCGTCGTGCTCGACGCTGCCGCCACGCCCGCCATGGCGCTGAAGATGGAGGTCGTCCGCTCGCTCACCGACGAACTTTTCCTGCTCCAGACGATGGGGGATGATCGTGCGGTACACGAGACCTATGTGGCGGGCAAGCCGATGAAGGCTGTGCTTTAG